In a genomic window of Thermoplasmata archaeon:
- a CDS encoding GNAT family N-acetyltransferase, whose amino-acid sequence MGQHGSDHGGERAPAPGQKPSAVVERITHQDVAEICGLYKRVWDAPPVGGLPNELLKSWQPSPLEFTSWMEGVTYFAARREGRLVGVIGCEISLGSCRIVNLAVDPDARRAGVGTALVAAAVEWGRHANAKEVWGSALARFVAVAALFKHLEFAECGVLHQHEWGEDVRLFERTL is encoded by the coding sequence GTGGGACAGCACGGTTCGGACCACGGAGGGGAGCGAGCGCCCGCGCCCGGCCAGAAACCGTCCGCGGTCGTCGAGCGGATCACGCACCAGGACGTCGCCGAGATCTGCGGCCTCTATAAGCGCGTGTGGGACGCGCCGCCGGTCGGGGGGCTCCCGAACGAACTGCTCAAGTCCTGGCAGCCGAGCCCGCTCGAGTTCACGAGCTGGATGGAGGGCGTGACCTACTTCGCGGCGCGACGCGAGGGACGCCTGGTCGGGGTCATCGGCTGCGAGATCTCGCTGGGGAGCTGCCGCATCGTCAATCTCGCGGTCGATCCGGACGCGCGAAGGGCCGGCGTGGGGACGGCGCTCGTGGCCGCGGCCGTCGAGTGGGGCCGCCACGCGAACGCGAAGGAGGTCTGGGGCAGCGCGCTGGCGCGCTTCGTCGCGGTCGCGGCGCTCTTCAAGCACCTGGAATTCGCCGAGTGCGGCGTGCTCCACCAGCACGAGTGGGGCGAGGACGTCCGCCTCTTCGAGCGGACGCTCTAG
- the asnS gene encoding asparagine--tRNA ligase encodes MSAPPFASVSSVFAADALGRAVRLRGWVSRSRSSGGILFVHLRDRSGTVQVTGRRDVLGSEPFEAAEHVQVEGAIEVDGTVADDPRAPGGREVRARQIHVVDAGAPFPIFQEQTEEFRLDKRHLVIRSSQHVATFRVKAELLRVLRTFLEGEDVLETTPPILTGNPAEGGAEAFTIDYFGRPGFLSQSAQLYLEAMIVPHERVYALTPSFRAEKSRTSRHLTEYQHLEVELAWTDLDALLEFVERMIVAACHGVAERRADELRALGRPPEELLAMHAPFPRTSYADALERLKGLGFPVAWGSDLGTAEERALTLESAAPLFVTRFPRELKAFYMRRSPGDPRTVEAADLLAPEGYGEIVGASCRETDLQGLQERLHAIGANVADYEWYLDLRRHGNVPHAGFGLGIERLLRWMLRREHIRETTPFPRTPSRHTP; translated from the coding sequence GTGAGCGCCCCGCCGTTCGCCTCCGTGAGTTCGGTCTTCGCTGCGGATGCGCTCGGCCGGGCCGTGCGCCTGCGCGGCTGGGTCAGCCGCTCGCGCTCCTCGGGCGGCATCCTCTTCGTCCACCTGCGGGACCGCAGCGGCACCGTCCAGGTCACCGGCCGGCGGGACGTGCTGGGCAGCGAGCCGTTCGAGGCGGCCGAGCACGTCCAGGTCGAGGGAGCGATCGAGGTCGACGGGACGGTGGCGGACGACCCCCGCGCTCCGGGCGGCCGCGAGGTGCGCGCCCGACAGATCCACGTCGTGGACGCCGGCGCACCGTTCCCGATCTTCCAGGAACAGACCGAGGAGTTCCGCCTGGACAAGCGCCACCTCGTGATCCGCTCGAGCCAGCACGTCGCGACGTTCCGCGTGAAGGCGGAGCTCCTGCGCGTGCTGCGCACGTTCCTCGAGGGCGAAGACGTGCTCGAGACGACGCCCCCGATCCTCACCGGGAACCCCGCGGAGGGCGGGGCCGAAGCGTTCACGATCGACTACTTCGGGCGTCCGGGCTTCCTGTCGCAGTCGGCCCAGCTCTACCTGGAGGCGATGATCGTCCCGCACGAGCGCGTCTACGCGCTCACGCCGTCGTTCCGCGCCGAGAAATCCCGCACGAGCCGCCACCTCACCGAGTACCAGCATCTCGAGGTCGAGCTCGCCTGGACGGACCTGGACGCCCTGCTCGAGTTCGTCGAGCGCATGATCGTCGCCGCGTGCCACGGGGTCGCCGAGCGCCGGGCCGACGAGCTGCGCGCGCTCGGGCGGCCCCCCGAGGAGCTCCTGGCCATGCACGCGCCGTTCCCGCGCACCAGCTATGCCGACGCGCTCGAGCGGCTGAAGGGCCTCGGCTTTCCCGTGGCGTGGGGCAGCGATCTCGGCACGGCGGAGGAGCGCGCCCTGACGCTCGAGTCGGCCGCCCCGCTGTTCGTCACGCGGTTCCCGCGCGAGCTCAAGGCGTTCTACATGCGCCGGTCGCCGGGGGATCCGCGGACGGTGGAGGCCGCGGACCTGCTCGCGCCCGAGGGTTACGGCGAGATCGTCGGCGCCTCGTGCCGCGAGACGGACCTACAGGGACTCCAGGAGCGCCTGCACGCCATCGGCGCGAACGTCGCCGACTACGAGTGGTACCTCGACCTGCGCCGGCACGGCAACGTCCCGCACGCGGGCTTCGGCCTCGGCATCGAGCGCCTGCTGCGCTGGATGCTGCGCCGCGAGCACATCCGAGAGACGACGCCGTTCCCGCGGACGCCGTCCCGCCACACGCCGTGA
- a CDS encoding RDD family protein has product MIDPVQLAFDISGDVALLAIPALLWALLYVLGWQHNAFAESVGFGRRTFWLLVAGGLLGTIVLLPIAPIANDWLAISYPGAVFPLLVAALAFGRVAPPLRRTLPALLAFVAVEIVVLLALVVFVPPSTTQLVLVLAAAAATPLAAGLASAGAPGRSLGRIATVLALFSGVVVVTFLSSTAIPGVGIEESFPAYLVGPVAAGFVAVAVAHRAFPGAEALALPAAYIASTFGVIVGADVLRQPPLYGTGPSGLYAIGGAGIFDLVYLSGLLGLAGAFLAHRLSGRGYAPVGPVGEPAPTPLGRLARAMRSGVRGSISESIVDSSLAGREAAAQAHRLLGLPPAPADRPWQGLPVPGWIVADQANLDAAARSGSTDGREGYRAFLTARWLVLVGRELGLRRFASIGARIAAFVIDLAIVTLPAAALWVAIVLASPGSLDSIAANLGFNAAVYGYAAIAFLYFVLLEYGAGATLGKRLLRLGVRDRHLERPSFSSALVRNVSKLPTLTILGVGLAVGLLLLLKTGAAATPGFTGGLAIAAGLLEFLAVLAVVLGGIGLFGAIGVLVIGLTPERQRFGDLVAGTWVVRTATGRPAPAPQPAPARRVPGPSG; this is encoded by the coding sequence ATGATCGATCCCGTCCAGCTCGCCTTCGACATCTCGGGGGACGTCGCGCTGCTCGCGATCCCAGCGCTGCTCTGGGCGCTACTGTACGTGCTCGGCTGGCAGCACAACGCCTTCGCCGAGAGCGTGGGCTTCGGCCGCCGAACTTTCTGGCTGCTGGTCGCGGGGGGCCTGCTCGGCACCATCGTGCTGTTGCCGATCGCGCCGATCGCGAACGACTGGCTCGCGATCAGCTACCCGGGCGCGGTCTTCCCGCTCCTCGTCGCGGCGCTCGCGTTCGGGCGGGTCGCCCCGCCCCTCCGCCGCACGCTCCCCGCCCTCCTCGCGTTCGTCGCGGTGGAGATCGTCGTCCTGCTGGCCCTCGTCGTGTTCGTGCCGCCCTCGACGACCCAGCTCGTCCTGGTCCTCGCCGCGGCCGCGGCGACCCCGCTCGCCGCGGGTCTCGCGAGCGCGGGCGCCCCGGGCCGCTCGCTCGGGCGGATCGCGACGGTCCTCGCCCTGTTCTCCGGCGTCGTCGTCGTCACGTTCCTCTCGTCGACCGCCATCCCGGGCGTCGGGATCGAGGAGTCGTTCCCGGCCTACCTCGTCGGCCCGGTCGCGGCGGGATTCGTGGCGGTCGCCGTGGCCCACCGCGCCTTTCCCGGCGCGGAAGCGCTCGCGCTGCCGGCGGCGTACATCGCCTCGACCTTCGGTGTGATCGTCGGGGCGGACGTCCTGCGCCAGCCCCCGCTCTACGGCACCGGCCCCTCCGGGCTCTACGCGATCGGGGGCGCCGGCATCTTTGATCTCGTCTACCTCTCGGGCCTGCTCGGTCTCGCGGGCGCGTTCCTCGCCCACCGCCTCTCCGGTCGCGGCTACGCGCCGGTCGGTCCCGTGGGCGAGCCGGCCCCGACGCCGCTCGGGCGTCTCGCCCGGGCGATGAGGTCGGGCGTGCGCGGCTCGATCTCGGAGTCCATCGTCGACTCCTCGCTCGCCGGGCGGGAGGCGGCGGCCCAGGCCCATCGCCTGCTCGGCCTGCCCCCGGCGCCCGCCGACCGCCCCTGGCAGGGACTTCCCGTGCCCGGCTGGATCGTGGCCGACCAGGCGAACCTCGACGCCGCGGCCCGCTCCGGCTCGACCGACGGGCGCGAGGGGTACCGGGCGTTCCTGACCGCACGCTGGCTCGTGCTGGTGGGCCGGGAACTCGGTCTCCGCCGCTTCGCCAGCATCGGCGCGCGGATCGCCGCGTTCGTGATCGACCTCGCCATCGTCACGCTCCCCGCGGCCGCGCTGTGGGTGGCGATCGTGCTGGCGAGCCCCGGTTCGCTCGACAGCATCGCCGCGAACCTCGGATTCAACGCGGCCGTCTACGGCTACGCCGCGATCGCGTTCCTCTACTTCGTCCTGCTCGAGTACGGGGCCGGCGCCACCCTCGGAAAGCGCCTATTGCGGCTCGGGGTCCGGGACCGGCACCTGGAGCGCCCGTCGTTCTCCTCGGCGCTGGTCCGCAACGTCTCCAAGCTGCCGACCCTCACGATCCTCGGCGTGGGGCTCGCGGTCGGGCTCCTCCTCCTGCTGAAGACCGGGGCCGCGGCGACGCCCGGCTTCACCGGCGGCCTCGCGATCGCCGCGGGGCTGCTTGAGTTCCTCGCGGTGCTCGCCGTCGTGCTCGGCGGGATTGGTCTCTTCGGCGCGATCGGGGTCCTCGTCATCGGCCTCACCCCCGAGCGCCAGCGCTTCGGCGACCTGGTCGCCGGGACCTGGGTCGTGCGGACCGCTACGGGCCGCCCGGCGCCGGCGCCGCAGCCGGCCCCGGCGCGGCGGGTGCCGGGCCCGTCCGGATGA
- a CDS encoding transcription factor S, translated as MFCPQCKRLMRPDRVAGVWRCSACGAEVPLGRGVEVGRSTPKGREVAVVDEAKAATLPTADELCMKCGNTRAFWVLRQTRGSDEPETRIFECTKCGYKWREYQ; from the coding sequence ATGTTCTGCCCCCAGTGCAAGCGGCTCATGCGGCCCGACCGGGTCGCCGGGGTCTGGAGATGCTCGGCCTGCGGTGCCGAGGTCCCGCTCGGCCGCGGGGTCGAGGTCGGCCGCTCGACCCCGAAGGGACGTGAGGTGGCGGTCGTCGACGAGGCGAAGGCGGCGACGCTGCCGACCGCGGACGAGCTCTGCATGAAGTGCGGGAACACGCGGGCGTTCTGGGTGCTGCGCCAGACGCGGGGCTCGGACGAGCCCGAGACCCGGATCTTCGAGTGCACGAAGTGCGGCTACAAGTGGCGGGAGTACCAGTGA
- a CDS encoding metal-dependent hydrolase produces the protein MDLFTHVIFGYLLSFVLWGPAAPQYIAAGALAAGLPDADILLFPLTRWFPRLHHRGIVHTVLGVTVIAAVGSLLVPYLPYFTHASTLLYFVAMEVGGLSHLALDGFTNYAVAPLEPFARRTLKLDADLAVNLVTIALTAGTLVVLIAEHGTVAFNVWVSTAWILVGIYGGYLLLRGVARWRAGVAGRREGYAAVLPSASPWRWLLVDESDGPERYRIRYRELSLGGGPSGPEHSLEVRKLPTAPGPVDSPLAALERTYRAAMAKNEWLAENYHAGAALERGNVYEVFWFLIGAGGLRRAFGVRGEIDRATGAISLRSGLLRLPPEVRGVP, from the coding sequence ATGGACCTGTTCACCCACGTCATCTTCGGCTACCTGCTCTCCTTCGTCCTGTGGGGGCCGGCGGCCCCCCAGTACATCGCCGCCGGCGCGCTCGCCGCCGGCCTACCGGACGCGGACATCCTGTTGTTCCCGCTCACGCGCTGGTTCCCCCGCCTCCACCACCGCGGCATCGTCCACACGGTGCTCGGGGTCACCGTGATCGCGGCCGTGGGGAGCCTGCTCGTCCCGTACCTGCCGTACTTCACCCACGCCTCGACGCTCCTCTACTTCGTCGCCATGGAGGTCGGTGGCCTCTCCCATCTCGCGCTCGACGGCTTCACGAACTACGCGGTCGCCCCCCTCGAGCCGTTCGCGCGCCGGACGCTGAAGCTGGACGCCGACCTCGCGGTCAACCTCGTGACGATCGCCCTGACCGCCGGCACCCTGGTCGTCCTGATCGCCGAGCACGGCACGGTCGCCTTCAACGTCTGGGTCTCCACCGCCTGGATCCTCGTCGGGATCTACGGCGGCTACCTGCTCCTGCGGGGCGTCGCCCGCTGGCGCGCCGGCGTCGCCGGGCGCCGGGAAGGCTACGCCGCCGTGCTGCCGAGCGCGAGCCCGTGGCGCTGGCTGCTCGTCGACGAGTCCGACGGTCCCGAGCGCTACCGGATCCGCTACAGGGAGCTCTCGCTCGGCGGCGGTCCGTCCGGCCCGGAGCACTCCCTGGAGGTACGCAAGCTGCCCACGGCCCCGGGCCCGGTCGACTCGCCTCTCGCCGCGCTCGAACGTACCTACCGGGCGGCGATGGCGAAGAACGAATGGCTGGCGGAGAACTACCACGCGGGCGCGGCGCTCGAGCGCGGGAACGTCTACGAGGTGTTCTGGTTCCTGATCGGCGCCGGTGGACTGCGTCGAGCCTTCGGCGTGCGCGGCGAGATCGACCGCGCGACCGGGGCGATCTCGCTGCGCTCGGGCCTCTTGCGCCTTCCGCCGGAGGTCCGGGGAGTGCCCTGA
- a CDS encoding zinc ribbon domain-containing protein, with protein sequence MTDPPSACPHCGAAIGPDVLVCPSCHTPIDPVPATVLDPAPPGAPAPVEEAPAEPGAEAPPVVPASTLRGGRGLPRRAVPSAPNPFAGELARRLTRIAQWAEGAGPLGVSIPRLPAWAEDAARSSANPEPWAEAVRGIERIAQKRIVTAFEEWEKRTKARLARLEAYAVDSRLEREQIEETLHAARTGDVAQAIATFQQVDRVVTLKERHLDQARDELERVVALLRDMQALGVEPPQDPAFSADDLEGELRAGKLAPLKQQIRQLRLQAVNRLKAGLPRYIADYGDFLLEERAHGIATELEASELARGAREFFRGHPEEGLRRLRALQQTHGAPPGRSPRSTLARR encoded by the coding sequence ATGACGGACCCTCCGTCCGCCTGCCCGCACTGCGGGGCGGCGATCGGGCCGGACGTCCTTGTCTGCCCGAGCTGCCACACCCCGATCGATCCGGTACCCGCGACCGTACTCGATCCCGCGCCGCCGGGCGCCCCGGCGCCCGTCGAGGAGGCGCCGGCCGAGCCCGGGGCCGAGGCACCACCGGTCGTGCCGGCGTCGACCCTTCGCGGCGGCCGGGGGCTGCCGCGGCGCGCGGTACCCTCGGCCCCGAACCCGTTCGCCGGCGAGCTCGCCCGGCGCCTGACCCGTATCGCGCAGTGGGCGGAAGGGGCCGGACCGCTCGGCGTTTCCATCCCGCGGCTGCCGGCGTGGGCCGAGGACGCCGCCCGTAGCTCCGCGAACCCGGAACCGTGGGCCGAGGCGGTGCGCGGGATCGAGCGGATCGCGCAGAAGCGGATCGTCACGGCGTTCGAGGAGTGGGAGAAGCGCACGAAGGCCCGGCTGGCCCGCCTCGAGGCCTACGCCGTCGACAGCCGGCTCGAGCGCGAGCAGATCGAGGAGACGCTGCACGCCGCTCGGACCGGCGACGTGGCCCAGGCGATCGCGACGTTCCAGCAGGTCGACCGGGTCGTGACGCTCAAGGAGCGTCACCTCGACCAGGCCCGGGACGAGCTCGAGCGGGTCGTGGCGCTGCTGCGCGACATGCAGGCCCTCGGGGTCGAGCCCCCGCAGGACCCGGCGTTCTCGGCGGACGATCTCGAGGGCGAGCTGCGCGCGGGCAAGCTCGCGCCGCTCAAGCAGCAGATCCGGCAGCTCCGCCTGCAGGCGGTCAACCGGCTCAAGGCCGGCCTCCCGCGCTACATCGCGGACTACGGCGACTTCCTCCTCGAGGAGCGGGCCCACGGGATCGCGACCGAGCTCGAGGCGAGCGAGCTCGCGCGCGGGGCGCGCGAGTTCTTCCGCGGCCATCCCGAAGAGGGCCTCCGCCGGCTGCGGGCGCTGCAGCAGACGCACGGGGCGCCCCCCGGCCGCTCGCCCCGCTCGACGCTCGCGCGGCGCTAG
- the albA gene encoding DNA-binding protein Alba — MADARQRPFDAVGATVFIGLKPTMTYVFQVVTQLNSGAGEVVVRARGNAIAKAVDVVEVVRRRFLEGQVAVGSISIGTERLVNREGRDANVSAIAIPLIRTGPAPAAPGPAAAPAPGGP, encoded by the coding sequence ATGGCCGACGCACGGCAGCGGCCGTTCGACGCGGTGGGCGCGACCGTGTTCATCGGCCTCAAGCCGACCATGACCTACGTCTTCCAGGTCGTCACGCAGCTCAACAGCGGGGCCGGCGAGGTAGTCGTCCGGGCGCGCGGCAACGCGATCGCGAAGGCGGTGGACGTGGTCGAGGTGGTGCGCCGCCGCTTCCTCGAGGGTCAGGTCGCGGTCGGATCGATCTCGATCGGCACCGAGCGCCTGGTCAACCGCGAGGGGCGCGACGCGAACGTGAGCGCGATCGCGATCCCGCTCATCCGGACGGGCCCGGCACCCGCCGCGCCGGGGCCGGCTGCGGCGCCGGCGCCGGGCGGCCCGTAG